In Amycolatopsis methanolica 239, a single genomic region encodes these proteins:
- the rdgB gene encoding RdgB/HAM1 family non-canonical purine NTP pyrophosphatase yields the protein MSRVLLATRNAKKLGELRRILAAEGVEGLEVVGLADVPEFPEAPETGATFEENAVAKARDAVAATGLPAVADDSGLTVDALNGMPGVLSARWAGRHGDDQANLDLVLAQLTDTPDERRGAAFVCAAALVLPGGAETVVRGEWRGRLTRKSRGANGFGYDPIFVPEGETRTSAEMEPAEKDAFSHRGRALRALLPALRELAGR from the coding sequence GTGAGCCGCGTCCTGCTGGCCACCCGCAACGCCAAGAAGCTCGGCGAGCTGCGGCGAATCCTCGCGGCCGAGGGGGTCGAGGGGCTGGAGGTGGTCGGTCTCGCCGACGTGCCGGAGTTCCCCGAGGCGCCGGAGACGGGCGCGACCTTCGAGGAGAACGCGGTCGCCAAGGCCAGGGACGCCGTCGCGGCCACCGGTCTGCCCGCCGTCGCGGACGACTCCGGCCTGACGGTGGACGCGCTGAACGGGATGCCCGGCGTGCTGTCCGCCCGCTGGGCCGGACGGCACGGCGACGACCAGGCGAACCTGGACCTGGTGCTCGCACAGCTCACCGACACCCCGGACGAGCGCCGGGGCGCGGCCTTCGTGTGCGCGGCCGCGCTGGTCCTGCCGGGCGGCGCGGAGACGGTGGTGCGCGGCGAGTGGCGGGGGAGGCTGACGCGGAAGTCGCGGGGCGCCAACGGGTTCGGCTACGACCCGATCTTCGTGCCGGAGGGGGAGACCCGCACGTCGGCGGAGATGGAACCGGCGGAGAAGGACGCGTTCTCCCACCGCGGCCGCGCCCTGCGGGCGTTGTTGCCGGCGCTGCGGGAGCTCGCCGGGCGCTGA
- a CDS encoding MBL fold metallo-hydrolase, giving the protein MRLTILGCSGSVPGPGQPASGYLLEADGFLLGLEFGNGVFAELQQRRDPFDLDALVLSHLHPDHCADFSALTVLRRYHPAPPYDTTARRLPVHAPANAPVRLAMAYAPNEAELAETDLSDVYEFHALSGEPVKIGPFEVTAIPVVHPTEAFGLRVRHAGRTLAYTGDTGPCDALADLVRDVDVLLAEASWTDADDRPPGVHLSGKQAGELARDAGVERLLITHVAPWSDRDAILAEARAVFPGAALVERGAVYDV; this is encoded by the coding sequence GTGCGACTGACGATCCTCGGTTGTTCGGGCAGCGTTCCCGGCCCTGGCCAGCCCGCGTCCGGCTACCTGCTCGAAGCGGACGGTTTCCTGCTCGGTCTCGAGTTCGGCAACGGCGTGTTCGCCGAGCTGCAGCAGCGGCGTGACCCGTTCGACCTCGACGCGCTCGTGTTGTCGCATCTCCACCCGGACCACTGCGCGGACTTCAGTGCGCTGACCGTGCTGCGCCGCTACCACCCGGCCCCGCCGTACGACACGACCGCGCGCCGTCTCCCGGTGCACGCCCCGGCGAACGCGCCGGTCCGGCTCGCGATGGCGTACGCCCCGAACGAGGCGGAACTGGCCGAGACCGATCTGTCCGACGTCTACGAGTTCCACGCCCTGTCCGGCGAGCCGGTGAAGATCGGCCCGTTCGAGGTCACCGCGATCCCGGTGGTCCACCCGACCGAGGCGTTCGGCCTACGGGTGCGGCACGCCGGCCGCACGCTCGCCTACACCGGCGACACCGGGCCCTGCGACGCGCTCGCCGACCTGGTCCGCGACGTCGACGTCCTGCTGGCCGAGGCGTCCTGGACCGACGCGGACGACCGGCCGCCGGGCGTGCACCTGTCCGGCAAGCAGGCGGGCGAGCTGGCGCGGGACGCGGGAGTGGAGCGGCTGCTCATCACGCACGTCGCGCCCTGGAGCGATCGGGACGCCATCCTCGCCGAGGCGCGGGCGGTCTTCCCCGGCGCGGCGCTCGTCGAGCGCGGCGCGGTCTACGACGTCTGA
- a CDS encoding Mov34/MPN/PAD-1 family protein: MSVVLRIRRELVDEIVAHARRDHPDEACGVIAGPEGSDRPERFIPMLNAARSPTFYEFDSGDLLKLYREMDANDEVPVVIYHSHTATEAYPSRTDVSYASEPDAHYVLVSTRDPETHEFRSYRIVDGVVTEEPVEITE, translated from the coding sequence ATGTCCGTCGTGCTTCGGATCCGCCGTGAACTCGTCGACGAGATCGTCGCCCACGCTCGCCGGGACCACCCGGACGAGGCGTGCGGCGTGATCGCCGGGCCCGAGGGCTCCGACCGCCCCGAGCGGTTCATCCCCATGCTGAACGCGGCGCGCTCGCCGACGTTCTACGAGTTCGACTCCGGTGACCTGCTCAAGCTCTACCGCGAGATGGACGCGAACGACGAGGTCCCGGTCGTGATCTATCACTCGCACACCGCGACCGAGGCCTACCCGTCACGCACCGACGTGTCCTACGCCTCCGAGCCCGACGCGCACTACGTGCTGGTCTCCACCCGCGACCCCGAGACGCACGAGTTCCGGTCCTACCGGATCGTCGACGGGGTCGTCACCGAAGAGCCCGTGGAGATCACGGAATAA
- a CDS encoding MFS transporter: protein MDTVMTASTEPTDKRSLRRAFVASLSGTTLEYYDFAAYSVAAATLFGKLFFPSGDSLAGTMAAFSTYAVGYLARPLGGFIFGRLGDKLGRKQVLVFTLLLTGIATFLIGVLPTHAAIGGWAAVLLVALRFAQGVGVGGEWGGAVLLSSEFGDPKKRGFWASAAQIGPPAGNLLANGVIALLAAVMTTAAFESWGWRIAFLLSGVLVLFGLWLRMKLEETPVFKKIAEQGEKPKAPLKEVFTREPRALIAGILIRICPDVLYSLFTVFVLTYMTSELGMSRSQGLTAVMIGSAFQLFLMPAAGALSDRVSRRKLYAIGTIAAGIWPFLFFPLAGTKSYLAIAVGMVVALAIHALLYGPQAAMITEQFSERLRYTGSSLAYTLAGVVGGAVAPLIFTALLDAYDSWLAVALYVLVTAIVTGIGVALSRRAPEDEPVVTSAETVEVAR, encoded by the coding sequence ATGGACACCGTGATGACCGCTTCGACTGAGCCCACGGACAAGCGCTCACTGCGCCGCGCGTTCGTGGCTAGCCTGTCCGGCACCACTCTGGAGTACTACGACTTCGCGGCCTACTCCGTGGCGGCCGCGACGTTGTTCGGCAAGCTGTTCTTCCCCTCGGGGGACAGCCTCGCCGGCACCATGGCGGCCTTCTCGACCTACGCCGTCGGTTACCTCGCCCGCCCGCTCGGTGGGTTCATCTTCGGCCGCCTCGGTGACAAGCTGGGCCGCAAGCAGGTCCTGGTGTTCACCCTCCTGCTGACCGGTATCGCCACCTTCCTGATCGGTGTCCTGCCCACCCACGCCGCGATCGGCGGCTGGGCCGCCGTGCTGCTCGTGGCGCTGCGGTTCGCGCAGGGTGTCGGTGTCGGTGGTGAATGGGGCGGCGCCGTACTGCTGTCCAGTGAGTTCGGCGATCCCAAGAAGCGCGGTTTCTGGGCCTCGGCGGCTCAGATCGGCCCGCCCGCCGGCAACCTGCTGGCCAACGGTGTGATCGCGCTGCTGGCCGCGGTGATGACCACCGCCGCGTTCGAGTCCTGGGGCTGGCGCATCGCGTTCCTGCTCTCCGGTGTCCTGGTGCTGTTCGGCCTGTGGCTGCGGATGAAGCTGGAGGAGACCCCGGTCTTCAAGAAGATCGCCGAGCAGGGCGAGAAGCCGAAGGCCCCGCTGAAGGAGGTCTTCACCCGGGAGCCGCGTGCCCTGATCGCCGGCATCCTGATCCGCATCTGCCCGGACGTCCTGTACTCGCTGTTCACGGTCTTCGTCCTCACCTACATGACCAGCGAGCTGGGCATGAGCCGCAGCCAGGGCCTGACCGCCGTCATGATCGGTTCGGCGTTCCAGCTGTTCCTGATGCCGGCCGCCGGTGCGCTCTCCGACCGGGTCAGCCGCCGCAAGCTCTACGCGATCGGCACCATCGCCGCCGGTATCTGGCCGTTCCTGTTCTTCCCGCTGGCCGGCACCAAGTCCTACCTGGCGATCGCGGTCGGCATGGTCGTCGCGCTGGCGATCCACGCTCTGCTCTACGGCCCGCAGGCCGCGATGATCACCGAGCAGTTCTCCGAGCGCCTGCGTTACACGGGTAGTTCGCTGGCCTACACCCTCGCCGGTGTCGTCGGTGGCGCTGTCGCTCCGCTGATCTTCACCGCCCTGCTCGACGCTTACGACTCCTGGCTCGCCGTGGCGCTCTACGTCCTGGTGACCGCGATCGTCACCGGCATCGGTGTCGCCCTGAGCCGCCGGGCGCCCGAGGACGAGCCGGTCGTCACCTCGGCCGAGACGGTGGAAGTCGCACGATGA
- a CDS encoding rhomboid family intramembrane serine protease, with protein MSTLPAPQADQAKRVLPAKPMTAALVVLAFTALLYLVEGVDVVLDNRLDADGIAPRSLDGLDGVVWAPLLHGSWAHLLANTLPVMVFAFLAMAGGIARWALVTATIWLVSGLGVWLTSEPGTITIGASGLAFGWLAYLLVRGLFNRAFWQIALAAVLLIGWGGMLWGVLPGQPGISWQAHLFGALGGVLAAWFAARAGRKRAVPSKP; from the coding sequence ATGAGCACGCTGCCCGCACCCCAGGCCGACCAGGCGAAGCGCGTCCTGCCGGCGAAGCCGATGACCGCCGCCCTCGTGGTGCTGGCGTTCACCGCGCTGCTGTACCTCGTCGAGGGCGTCGACGTCGTGCTGGACAACCGGCTCGACGCGGACGGCATCGCGCCGCGCTCGCTAGACGGGCTGGACGGCGTCGTGTGGGCGCCGCTGCTGCACGGCAGCTGGGCGCACCTGCTGGCCAATACGCTGCCGGTCATGGTGTTCGCCTTCCTCGCGATGGCGGGCGGGATCGCCCGGTGGGCGCTCGTGACGGCCACGATCTGGCTGGTCAGCGGCCTCGGGGTGTGGCTCACCTCGGAGCCGGGCACGATCACCATCGGCGCGTCCGGGCTGGCCTTCGGATGGCTGGCCTACCTGCTGGTCCGCGGGCTGTTCAACCGCGCGTTCTGGCAGATCGCGCTCGCCGCGGTGCTGTTGATCGGCTGGGGCGGGATGCTGTGGGGCGTGCTGCCCGGCCAGCCCGGCATCTCGTGGCAGGCGCACCTGTTCGGCGCGCTCGGCGGGGTTCTCGCGGCCTGGTTCGCCGCGCGGGCCGGCCGGAAGCGGGCGGTACCCTCGAAGCCGTGA
- a CDS encoding P1 family peptidase, producing the protein MITDVPGVLVGHHHRIGDGWATGTTVVLAPPGTTGAVDQRGGAPGTRETNLLEPENLVRYVDAICLSGGSAYGLAAADGVMRWLAERDRGFQVGVEPHEVVPIVPGAVIFDLPRSDWGNRPDASFGYAACEAAGTAVEQGCVGAGAGATVGSLKGGVGTASERVGDFVVGALAVVNARGEAVSFDSGRPYAADHEVAGEFGVRWPDRAASAPGRETDLNTTIGVVAVDADLSKAECRRLAVAAQDGLARAVRPAHSMFDGDTVFALATGARDLPAAEGPFGVTTRAAGLDELCAAAARVFARACVHGLVSAVGLAGVPAYRDVWPEAFE; encoded by the coding sequence GTGATCACGGACGTGCCGGGTGTGCTGGTCGGGCACCACCACCGGATCGGGGACGGCTGGGCGACCGGGACGACGGTCGTGCTCGCGCCGCCGGGCACGACGGGCGCGGTCGACCAGCGCGGCGGCGCGCCCGGCACGCGCGAGACGAACCTGCTGGAGCCGGAGAACCTGGTCCGGTACGTCGATGCGATCTGCCTGTCCGGCGGCAGCGCATACGGGCTGGCGGCCGCGGACGGGGTCATGCGGTGGCTGGCCGAGCGGGACCGCGGGTTCCAGGTCGGCGTCGAGCCGCACGAGGTGGTGCCGATCGTGCCCGGCGCGGTGATCTTCGACCTGCCGCGGTCGGATTGGGGCAACCGGCCGGACGCGTCGTTCGGGTACGCCGCCTGCGAGGCGGCGGGCACCGCGGTGGAGCAGGGCTGCGTCGGCGCGGGAGCGGGGGCGACGGTCGGGTCGCTGAAGGGCGGGGTCGGCACGGCGAGCGAGCGCGTGGGCGACTTCGTGGTCGGGGCGCTCGCGGTGGTCAACGCGCGTGGCGAGGCGGTGTCGTTCGACAGCGGCCGCCCGTACGCGGCGGACCACGAGGTGGCGGGCGAGTTCGGGGTGCGCTGGCCGGACCGGGCGGCGTCGGCGCCTGGCCGGGAGACGGACCTGAACACCACGATCGGCGTGGTGGCGGTCGACGCGGACCTGTCGAAGGCCGAGTGCCGCCGCCTGGCGGTGGCGGCGCAGGACGGCCTGGCCCGCGCGGTGCGCCCGGCGCACTCGATGTTCGACGGCGATACGGTGTTCGCGCTGGCCACGGGCGCGCGGGACCTGCCGGCGGCCGAAGGCCCCTTCGGCGTGACCACGCGCGCGGCCGGCCTGGACGAACTGTGCGCGGCCGCGGCGCGGGTCTTCGCGCGGGCGTGCGTGCACGGGCTGGTGAGCGCGGTGGGCCTGGCGGGCGTGCCCGCGTACCGGGACGTGTGGCCGGAAGCGTTCGAGTAA
- a CDS encoding LamB/YcsF family protein, with protein sequence MSAPATTATIDLNCDVGEGFGAWRIADDEALLDVVTGANVACGFHAGDPSTMRHVCEAAVKRGVTIGAHVGYRDLAGFGRRFLDVDPVELIDEILYQLGALDALAGASGGEIAYVKPHGALYNAIATHEKQAGAVAEAVWQYDPTLPVLGQPGSRWLARAAEAGLTTIAEAFADRGYSPDGRLLPRREPGAVLTDADEVARRCVRLVRDGEVVAVDGTVIPLQAGSLCVHSDTPGAVELATAARTALVSAGVEVRSFA encoded by the coding sequence ATGAGCGCCCCCGCGACCACCGCCACCATCGACCTGAACTGCGACGTGGGCGAAGGGTTCGGCGCCTGGCGGATCGCCGATGACGAAGCCCTGCTGGACGTCGTGACCGGCGCCAACGTGGCCTGCGGCTTCCACGCCGGTGACCCCTCGACCATGCGGCACGTCTGCGAGGCGGCGGTGAAGCGCGGGGTCACCATCGGAGCCCACGTCGGGTACCGGGACCTGGCCGGGTTCGGCCGCCGGTTCCTCGACGTGGACCCCGTCGAACTGATCGACGAAATCCTCTACCAGCTGGGTGCGCTCGACGCACTGGCCGGCGCGTCGGGCGGCGAGATCGCCTACGTCAAGCCGCACGGCGCGCTGTACAACGCAATCGCCACGCACGAGAAGCAGGCGGGCGCGGTGGCCGAGGCGGTGTGGCAGTACGACCCGACGCTGCCCGTGCTCGGGCAGCCCGGGTCCCGGTGGCTGGCGCGTGCCGCCGAGGCCGGGCTGACCACCATCGCCGAGGCCTTCGCCGACCGCGGTTACTCGCCCGACGGGCGGCTCCTCCCCCGGCGTGAGCCGGGGGCGGTGCTGACCGACGCGGACGAGGTGGCGCGGCGGTGCGTCCGGCTGGTGCGGGACGGCGAGGTGGTGGCCGTGGACGGCACGGTCATCCCCCTCCAGGCGGGTTCGCTGTGCGTGCACAGCGACACCCCGGGCGCGGTGGAACTGGCCACCGCGGCCCGGACCGCCCTGGTGTCGGCCGGGGTCGAGGTGCGGAGCTTCGCATGA
- the rph gene encoding ribonuclease PH has protein sequence MVRKDGRNDDQLRDVKITRGFQQWPAGSVLIEFGNTKVLCAASVSEGVPRWRTGSGLGWVTAEYAMLPSATHDRSDRESVKGRIGGRTHEISRLIGRSLRACIDLAALGENTIQLDCDVIQADGGTRTAAITGAYVALADAVTWLAAAGRLADPQPLSAMVSAVSVGVVDGRVRLDLPYEEDSRAEVDMNVVATDAGTLIEVQGTGEGATFTRSTLDKMLDLAQTGCAELTRLQTAALAEPYPYELPEPVTGKKKGSK, from the coding sequence GTGGTGCGAAAAGACGGCAGGAACGACGACCAGCTCCGCGACGTGAAGATCACGCGGGGATTCCAGCAGTGGCCGGCCGGCTCGGTGCTCATCGAGTTCGGCAACACGAAGGTGCTCTGCGCGGCGAGCGTCAGCGAAGGTGTGCCGCGGTGGCGGACGGGATCGGGCCTCGGCTGGGTGACCGCCGAGTACGCCATGCTGCCGTCGGCCACGCACGACCGCAGCGACCGCGAGTCGGTCAAGGGCCGGATCGGCGGGCGGACCCACGAGATCAGCAGGCTGATCGGCCGCTCCCTGCGGGCTTGCATCGACCTCGCCGCGCTCGGTGAGAACACGATCCAGCTCGACTGCGACGTGATCCAGGCCGACGGCGGCACCCGCACGGCCGCGATCACCGGCGCCTACGTGGCGCTGGCCGACGCGGTCACCTGGCTCGCGGCAGCGGGCCGGCTGGCTGATCCGCAACCGCTGTCCGCGATGGTGTCCGCGGTCAGCGTCGGCGTGGTGGACGGGCGCGTGCGCCTGGACCTGCCCTACGAGGAGGACTCGCGGGCCGAGGTCGACATGAACGTCGTCGCCACCGACGCCGGGACGCTGATCGAGGTGCAGGGCACCGGCGAGGGCGCGACCTTCACCCGATCCACTTTGGACAAGATGCTGGATCTGGCGCAGACCGGGTGCGCGGAGCTGACCCGGCTGCAGACGGCGGCGCTGGCCGAGCCGTACCCGTACGAGCTGCCGGAGCCGGTCACGGGCAAGAAGAAGGGCTCGAAGTGA
- a CDS encoding PLP-dependent cysteine synthase family protein, with amino-acid sequence MARYESLLEALGGTPLVGLPRLSPTHDVRLWAKLEDRNPTGSIKDRPALAMIEAAEREGRLRRGSTILEPTSGNTGISLAMAAKLKGYGLVCVMPENTSAERKQLLQAYGARIVFSPAAGGSNEAVRRAKELAEKNPDWVMLYQYGNPANPDAHYRTTGPELLKDLPTITHFVGGLGTTGTLVGVGRYLHEQKPDVQIIAAEPRYGELVYGLRNLDEGFVPELYDPDVLNGRYSVGAYDALRRTRELLEHEGIFAGISTGAVLHAALGTAEKVAAKGEKADIAFIVADAGWKYLSTGAYSGTLDEAAERLDGQLWA; translated from the coding sequence ATGGCCCGGTACGAATCGCTGCTCGAAGCCCTCGGCGGCACGCCGCTGGTGGGGTTGCCCCGGCTGTCCCCGACGCACGACGTGCGCTTGTGGGCCAAGCTCGAGGACCGTAACCCGACCGGTTCGATCAAGGACCGGCCCGCGCTGGCCATGATCGAGGCCGCCGAGCGCGAGGGCAGGCTGCGCCGGGGCTCGACGATCCTCGAACCCACGTCGGGCAACACCGGCATCTCGCTGGCGATGGCCGCGAAGCTCAAGGGCTACGGCCTGGTGTGCGTGATGCCGGAGAACACCTCGGCCGAGCGCAAGCAGCTGCTGCAGGCCTACGGTGCGCGGATCGTGTTCTCGCCGGCCGCGGGCGGCTCGAACGAGGCCGTGCGGCGCGCGAAGGAGCTGGCGGAGAAGAACCCGGACTGGGTGATGCTCTACCAGTACGGCAACCCGGCCAACCCGGACGCGCACTACCGCACGACCGGGCCGGAGCTGCTGAAGGACCTGCCGACGATCACCCACTTCGTCGGCGGCCTCGGCACCACGGGCACGCTGGTCGGCGTCGGCCGGTACTTGCACGAGCAGAAGCCGGACGTGCAGATCATCGCCGCCGAGCCGCGCTACGGCGAGCTGGTGTACGGGCTGCGCAACCTCGACGAGGGGTTCGTGCCGGAGCTGTACGACCCGGACGTGCTCAACGGCCGCTATTCGGTGGGCGCGTACGACGCGCTGCGCCGCACGCGTGAGCTGCTGGAGCACGAAGGCATCTTCGCCGGCATCTCCACCGGCGCGGTGCTGCACGCGGCGCTCGGCACGGCCGAGAAGGTCGCCGCCAAGGGCGAGAAGGCCGACATCGCGTTCATCGTCGCCGACGCCGGGTGGAAGTACCTGTCGACCGGCGCCTACAGCGGCACGCTGGACGAGGCAGCCGAGCGCCTCGACGGGCAGCTCTGGGCTTAG
- a CDS encoding group I truncated hemoglobin, giving the protein MTSIYEQIGGQDALIAVVDDFYERVLDDVELAPFFTGTNLPRLKGMQVEFFAAALGGPDEYRGRSMKDVHRGRGIAQHHFDLVAKHLTESLLAAGVPEETTNTIIGAVAPLSADIVSPSA; this is encoded by the coding sequence GTGACGAGCATCTACGAACAGATCGGCGGGCAGGACGCGCTGATCGCCGTGGTCGACGACTTCTACGAGCGGGTGCTCGACGACGTCGAACTGGCGCCCTTCTTCACGGGCACGAACCTGCCGCGTCTGAAGGGCATGCAGGTCGAGTTCTTCGCCGCCGCGCTCGGCGGGCCCGACGAGTACCGGGGCCGGTCGATGAAGGACGTGCACCGCGGCCGCGGCATCGCCCAGCACCACTTCGACCTGGTCGCGAAGCACCTCACCGAGTCGCTGCTGGCCGCCGGGGTGCCGGAGGAGACCACGAACACGATCATCGGCGCAGTCGCCCCGCTGTCCGCCGACATCGTCTCGCCGAGCGCCTGA
- the pxpB gene encoding 5-oxoprolinase subunit PxpB, whose product MNIRRCGDQALLVDVGDTGGIDAVLGLYSALSDPRPDGVTELVPAARTLLVRFDPAVIGAGELADLLAGTEPVPAEAMRGELVEIPVFYDGADLAEVGKHTGLGADGVVEMHTAAEYTVAFGGFAPGFGYLTGLHPKLHLPRRATPRTHVPAGAVAIAGEFTGIYPRSSPGGWQLVGRTEVPLWDPARRPPALLRPGTRIRFREVR is encoded by the coding sequence ATGAACATCCGGCGATGCGGGGACCAGGCGCTGCTGGTCGACGTCGGGGACACCGGCGGGATCGACGCGGTGCTCGGCCTGTACTCCGCGCTGTCCGACCCTCGTCCCGACGGCGTGACGGAACTGGTGCCCGCGGCGCGCACCCTCCTGGTGCGCTTCGACCCGGCCGTGATCGGCGCCGGTGAGCTGGCTGACCTGCTGGCGGGCACCGAACCGGTGCCCGCCGAGGCGATGCGCGGCGAACTGGTGGAAATCCCCGTGTTCTACGACGGCGCCGACCTGGCCGAGGTCGGCAAGCACACCGGCCTCGGCGCGGACGGCGTCGTCGAAATGCACACCGCCGCCGAGTACACGGTGGCGTTCGGCGGGTTCGCGCCCGGTTTCGGTTACCTGACCGGGCTGCACCCGAAACTGCACCTGCCGCGGCGGGCCACGCCGCGGACGCACGTGCCCGCCGGGGCGGTCGCCATCGCCGGTGAGTTCACCGGCATCTACCCGCGGTCCTCGCCGGGTGGCTGGCAGCTGGTCGGCCGGACCGAGGTCCCGCTGTGGGACCCGGCCCGCCGTCCGCCGGCCCTGCTGCGGCCCGGCACCCGCATCCGCTTCCGGGAGGTTCGATGA
- a CDS encoding MoaD/ThiS family protein, with translation MAVTVSIPTILRTHTGGQKSVEAAGKTVAEVIDDIESRHGGLKARLVKEDKLHRFVNVYVNDEDVRFAGGLDAEVKDGDTVTILPAVAGGAR, from the coding sequence ATGGCCGTGACCGTGTCCATCCCCACCATCCTGCGCACGCACACGGGTGGTCAGAAGTCGGTCGAGGCGGCCGGCAAGACCGTGGCCGAGGTGATCGACGACATCGAGTCGCGCCACGGTGGTCTCAAGGCCCGCCTGGTCAAGGAGGACAAGCTCCACCGCTTCGTCAACGTCTACGTCAACGACGAGGACGTGCGCTTCGCCGGCGGTCTGGACGCCGAGGTCAAGGACGGCGACACGGTCACCATCCTGCCCGCGGTGGCCGGCGGCGCACGCTAG
- the murI gene encoding glutamate racemase, which produces MSSREAPIGVFDSGVGGLTVARAILNQLPSEQLRYVGDTAHNPYGPLPIARARELALTALDKLVADGVKALVIACNTASAACLRDARERYDVPVIEVVLPAVRRAVAATHTGRIGVIGTEGTIRSRAYEDAFAAARDVSVTSVACPRFVDFVERGVTSGRQVLGLAQGYLEPLLRAEVDTLVLGCTHYPLLAGVLQIVMGPDVTLVSSAEETAKDVVRVLTEQDMLAERDTPPQHEFIATGSPEPFVRLAQRFMGFAPGVLSPISA; this is translated from the coding sequence GTGAGCAGTCGTGAGGCCCCGATCGGTGTGTTCGATTCCGGAGTCGGGGGCCTCACGGTCGCCCGCGCGATCCTGAACCAGCTGCCGTCCGAGCAGCTGCGCTACGTCGGGGACACCGCGCACAACCCGTACGGCCCGCTGCCCATCGCGCGGGCGCGGGAACTCGCGCTCACGGCCTTGGACAAGCTCGTCGCGGATGGGGTGAAGGCCCTGGTCATCGCGTGCAACACGGCGTCCGCGGCGTGTCTGCGGGACGCGCGCGAGCGCTACGACGTGCCGGTGATCGAGGTCGTGCTGCCGGCCGTGCGCCGGGCCGTGGCCGCCACCCACACCGGTCGCATCGGCGTGATCGGCACCGAGGGCACGATCCGCTCCCGCGCCTACGAGGATGCCTTCGCCGCGGCGCGGGACGTGTCGGTCACCAGCGTCGCGTGCCCCCGGTTCGTCGACTTCGTCGAGCGCGGTGTCACGTCCGGCCGCCAGGTGCTGGGCCTCGCGCAGGGGTACCTCGAACCGCTGCTGCGCGCCGAGGTCGACACGCTCGTGCTCGGCTGCACGCACTACCCGCTGCTCGCCGGGGTCCTGCAGATCGTCATGGGGCCGGACGTGACGCTCGTGTCCAGCGCCGAGGAGACCGCGAAGGACGTCGTCCGCGTGCTCACCGAACAGGACATGCTGGCCGAACGGGACACGCCGCCCCAGCACGAGTTCATCGCGACCGGCTCACCGGAGCCGTTCGTCCGGCTCGCGCAGCGCTTCATGGGATTCGCACCCGGCGTGCTCTCGCCGATCAGCGCCTGA
- a CDS encoding biotin-dependent carboxyltransferase family protein — protein MIEVVRPGPLTTVQDLGRPGLAALGVGRSGAADRRSAALANRLVGNLDGAAVLETTFGGLVLRFQQVARVVVTGAPCPIRRGRRGEAMNAPFTVWPGEELTLGAPTSGLRTYVAVRGGIGVDKVLESRSTDLLAGLGPAALSEGDELPIGDDECGPLPSVEVAPVPDPAGFALTVRVMPGPRDDWFTAEALKTFASATYEVTSESNRVGVRLTGPVLERAREGELLSEGMVPGAIQVPPSGLPLVFLADHPVTGGYPVIGVVLTDDLPVMAQARPGQTVSFRLVSADLPAAA, from the coding sequence ATGATCGAGGTGGTGCGGCCGGGTCCGCTGACCACGGTGCAGGACCTGGGACGTCCCGGACTGGCCGCCCTGGGGGTCGGCCGGTCCGGGGCGGCCGACCGGCGGTCGGCCGCGCTGGCGAACCGGCTCGTCGGCAACCTCGACGGCGCCGCGGTGCTGGAAACCACGTTCGGCGGCCTGGTGCTGCGGTTCCAGCAGGTGGCGCGGGTCGTGGTGACCGGCGCGCCGTGCCCGATCCGGCGGGGCCGCCGCGGCGAGGCGATGAACGCGCCGTTCACCGTCTGGCCGGGCGAGGAGCTGACGCTCGGTGCGCCGACCTCCGGCCTGCGCACCTACGTCGCCGTGCGTGGCGGGATCGGCGTCGACAAGGTGCTGGAGTCCCGCTCGACCGACTTGCTGGCCGGGCTCGGCCCCGCCGCGCTGAGCGAGGGCGACGAGCTGCCGATCGGCGACGACGAGTGCGGCCCGCTGCCCTCGGTCGAGGTCGCGCCGGTGCCCGACCCGGCCGGGTTCGCGCTGACCGTGCGCGTGATGCCCGGCCCGCGGGACGACTGGTTCACCGCGGAGGCGCTGAAGACCTTCGCGTCGGCGACCTACGAGGTGACCTCGGAGAGCAACCGCGTCGGCGTCCGGCTCACCGGCCCCGTTCTGGAGCGGGCCCGCGAGGGCGAGCTGCTCAGCGAGGGCATGGTGCCGGGCGCGATCCAGGTGCCGCCCTCGGGACTGCCGCTGGTGTTCCTCGCCGACCACCCGGTGACCGGCGGATACCCGGTGATCGGTGTGGTGCTGACCGACGACCTGCCGGTGATGGCCCAGGCGCGGCCGGGCCAGACCGTGTCGTTCCGCCTCGTGTCCGCCGATCTCCCGGCGGCTGCCTGA